GCCTGCGCGTCCCACAGCGCGAGAGGGAATCGCACCCGGTCCGTTGGAAGGCGCGCGTTCGAGCGGAAATCGAGCGCGCGAACGGACCCATTGCCGAACACGAGATCGTCGTCGGTGGTGTAAAACGGCACGGTGGCACCGAACTGGAAGTTCGAGAGTGCTATCCGTGCTCGCTGCCCCCGGACCGAAACGCTCGGGTACCAGGAATACCCGAACCCGTCGGGTACCCCGCTACTCGCGCCGAGCGCGTCGAGCGTCGAGCGCAGGGCGTCCGGGACACACGACGCGCGCCCGCCGGTGGGCGCGGGTGGATCAGTTTCCGGTTGGTCTTGAGCGGTCACAGCGGGCGACAGCACCAGCGCGACCGCGATCGCGCAGTACAATTGTGGCCGGAACACGCGGACGTCCGTGGTGGTGGAACGGGGAGAGCCACCCCCGACCGCCGGGGGCGAGCCGGCGGATTCACTTCACGCCGTTCAAGTCCAGCACCACCTTGTGCCCGTCCCACTTCATTTCCTGGCGGATCACACGACCGTTCGCGTCGAACCACCACTCGGCCGCAACGTCCTTGCCGGTCAACTTGTAGCGCGACCCCTCAATGGTCTTACCGTTGAGGGGAACGCGGCACGCCCCGAGCGGCTCGACGCGGACCGCCGTCTCCGAGCCATCCTCTGCGTCGAATAGAACTGCGTCTCGCACCTTGTCCGCGGCCGGTACACGGACCCCTGTAGCCGTCAGCACGTTGCCCGCAGCCTTGCGGGTGTCCTTGTCGACAGTCACCACCAATCCCTGTTCGCCTGCAACGGCCTTGACCGCCCGCTTCTTGCCGTCGTCGTTCGATTTGGCTTCCAAGGAAACGAGCTGCCCCTTGCGCCACACCTCGATGCTGTTGAGGTGGTAGGTGTACGAGAACAGGCCGGCCTTTACCTGCACGTCCGTGGTAACGGCGACCGTCTCGGTCCCGTCCGCGGCGGTCGCGGTGGCAATCGCACACGATCCGCCCGGTTTGCCGTCCACGAGTACGGTGAATGTCCTCACCTCATCGGCCCCGGCGAGCGGCACGCCAGCGAAGCCGACCGATCCGACCGCCAAAACCGCGGGGCGCGGGGCCAGCGCACGCCACAGGAGCCAGCTCGCAACGGCTACCGCGAGTCCGGCCCCGGCTTTCAGATTGAACACACGGACCATTGCCGCCCTACCCTTCGGTGTCGATTAGGCATGGCGCCCCGGTAATACGCTGTGCCCCCGAACCCGCCAAGCCCAACCAGTCCGCCCAACCACTCGGGCTTGTAGCGCGGCGGTCTATCGGATAAATGACAGGCATTCGCCGGTTTGGTGTTTTGAACCCATGCCCCCCGGCCGCCCGCCGGGACCGCCTTCTGCTGCCAACACCTCCCGGACCAGCTTGTGATCGCGCTGCGCACTCAACCGGTTCCGCGCCGGGCGCCGAACGTCACACGAGCCGATCCGGATTCGCCGAACGTGATCGAGACGGTACTCGCACCGCTCCTCGACCACGTCCGGCACCCCACCCTAATTGGGCGGGGTAAAAAGGGAGTTGCACGGATGCGGTACAGCATGACGCGGTGGAGTAACGTACTCATCACCGGGGTAACAGGGCTAATAGGCGGAGAGATCTTGCGCGGGCTCGCGGCCCGCGGACACCGGGGCAAGGTGTGGGCGCTCGTCCGCCCGACCGAGCAGCACTCCCCAGAAGAACGGTTGCGCGAGCGCCTCCGCCGAAGCGACGACTTTTCCGAGGGTTGCGCGCGGGCGGTGGCCGGTGACATTCTACGACCCGATTGGGGCCTGACCGGGGCCGAATACGACGAAATCACCAACTCCGTCGACGTCATCATCCACAACGCCGCGGACACCTCGTTCGCGGCCCACCGGAACACGTCAACGACGAACGTCGAGGGCGTCCGCAGGCTCATCGACTTCGCCCGCGCGTGCCGCCGGAACCCGCTGATTGCGTACATGAGTACCGCGTCCAATGTCGGGCGCGTGAGCGGTCGGTGCCTGGGCGAGGACGACGGGTGCCGCCCGTCCAACACGCATTTCAACGAATACACGCACTCCAAGGCGATCGGGGAACAAACGCTGCGCGACAGTGGGTTGCCGGTGCTGACGCTCCGGCCCACCATCGTACTCAGCGCGGGACTACCGGACCCCGTGTTCGCGCGCCAGATCCTGTGGTTCGCGCCGCTCACCCGCGCGTTCGCGGCTCTGCCACTCGACCCGCACGCGCGCCTGGACATCGTCGACGTTGGGTTCGTGGCCGAGGCCGCTCTCCGGTTACTCGAGCACCCCCAACGCGCGCACGACTGCTATCACCTCTCGGCCGGTGCGAACGGGTGCGTAACGATCGACGTGCTGCGCGAAATGGTGACCCGTGCTAGTAACCGGCGCACCCCGTTACGGTTGGTTCCACCTCCAGAGTGGACGCGGGCACTGCACCGCCAGTTTGTGGACACCCCGCGGCGCCGACAGGTCTTCCAGTCGTTGCGCCACTACCTGCCGTTCCTGAATATGGATGTGGTGTACGACGGCGCCCGGCTCCGTGAGGTGGTGCCCACAGCCGAGTTACCGGTCCAACCACCGGCAAAATATATTCCCGAATTGCTCAGATTAATCCGACCGAAAGCGGCTTTGGAAGAAGCCTGTCTACCCTAATACGACACCGGTCCTCGTTCCGAAGTACGCGAAATCGGAACGAGAACCACGGAATCGGTGCTTGTGAGCGCGGCGAACGTGGCTCTCAAATCGCCGCACCCCTTCACAGAGTTACCGCACGAGTGACTGGCGCCATTCCTGGTTGAGTTCCTCGACCGTTTTGCCGGTCAAGGTTTTCCACGCCTCCACGCTGTACTTCCCCTCACGCATCAGCGCGTTCAACTTCGTGACCAGTTGCGAATCGTACTTGCCCGCGACGAACGCCAGGAACGCGGCCGAGGTCCGGTAGCTCGCATCGAACTTGGCCCGCTCGGGGTTCAGGCGCCCGGCCGTGCCCGGCTCGAACTTCCAGAACCGCACGTAGTCCGCGATCCCCTCGACCAACCACCCCGGCAGCCCGCGCGCCCGGTAGTTCTGCACGCAGTGGGCGGTTTCGTGGACCATCGCCCCGACGTCTTCCGGGTGAGACTTGAAGTACTTCACCGAGCCGGTGATCCGCCCGCCACCGGCCTCGGCCACGCCGTTGTAGCTCGCCCGGAACGTCATGCGAATCTGCGCCGGCGGACGGAATCCTTCGCTCGCCAACAGGTCACAGATCATCGGATACTGGCGCTCACAAACCCGAACCACCTTTTCGGCCCACTCGCGCATTTCTGGTGCGTCGGTCACATCCAATGTGAACTCGACCGGGTACCGGAACGTGACGACGCGCGGGTCCGTGTTGATCGTGAATTCACGAACCACGAGCGGCGCCTTCAGGTCCGCGGTCGGCCGAACGCGAACCGCTTTGACCGACCGGCCCACATCTGCAGTGACCTTCCCCTTCTCGAAAGTGGCAGCAGACTCGAACGCGGCCCCGTCGGCCGACACTTCCAGTACCCCGTCGGTGAGTACGTCGTCGCCGTTCGGTCGCCCGGTCACAACGGCGACCGATTTCAGAGTAACGGGCCGGTCGAATGTCAGCGTGAGGTGATCGGTTTTGGTCGGGTTGCGATCAGACGCGAAGTACGTTGCGGGATCAGCATCGAACGCGAACTGGCGGATTCGCCCGCCCGCGGTGGTGAGCGAGGATTCAATCGCGGCTTGTACCACCGGGCGCGGCGCGGGCGCCGGAGTTGGTGCGGCGAAAGTCGGCAGTGCCAACAGGAAAGTCGCAGAAACAGAAAGCAGCGTGCGCATTCAGAACCTCGGGGCGAGGGTACTTCCCTCGTTTTTAGCCGGTTTGCGATCATTGAAAACTGGTGAGTCGCGCCTTCCCATCACTCTCTCACCAATCACAAACACCCGGCTTGGCTTTGAAATAGCAAGCCGCATTCTTGTTCGTGGAACTCCACGTACTTGCGCAGTTGAAAGCTGCGAACTGGAACGCGACCGATGCGCGAAATAAACATGCCGTCGAAAAATATAGCAATCGATTGACTAACTCACGCTAGATGCCGCGACAACTAGCAGTAGCGATTTTGGATGCGAGAATTGCGAGCAATCGGAGCACGACGTTTCGCGAGTACGAAAAAATATCGATACCCGAAAACCAATTACCATAGGCACTTACAATGATTTTTCCGGATCGCGTAAGATATCGGCGCGGGGGCTGCATTTACTGTCGTTCGTTACGAGCCGGTTCGTCGTGGAGAGCGAGGGGAGAGGCGTTCTATACGACCGGATCGGTCTCAAAAACGAAATCGTCGAATCGGCCTGCATTCAGGTGGTTCCACGAAAAAACACCACCCGGATTTTGTGACAGTAGGGAGAGACTGTCACAAGTCCGGGTGGCGTAATTTTACGGTCCGGTGAGAGAGTTCCCGGGCCGTTCTGTTCCCGATTCCACGCTCGTGTTAAAGAGGGGTCATCGAGTTAGTGGCGCTAGTTTCCCCTGCCCGTTAACCCCTGTCAATACCCTTCGCGCGAATTCGCACAAATTTCGTCCAAGAACAACAACACCGCGCTACCTGCGTGCCCCTCTTCATTTGGAAGCTCCAATAGCACCCGCTGACAATTCCGCTCACTGTGGTCAGACAAATGGTCTATAATCTATTCTTCAGCCACCATCCGGACCTCTCCCATGACTGAGCCCTATCACTACCGCCAAGCGATCGACGCACTGCCTCAATTGGTCTGGGTTGCCAGTCCGGACGGGACACTGGAGTACCTCAACCGCCGGTGCGCGGAATACTCAGGTCTTCCGATTGATGACCTCCTCGGGTGGGATTGGGGGTGGGTAGTTCACCCGTCCGATCTCCCGGAAACGCTCGAAACGTGGACGGCCGCCGTTCGCGCCGGCACCCCGCACCAGATCGAGCACCGGCTCCGGCGGCACGACGGCGAGTACCGGTGGTTCCTGATTCGTGCCGAGCCCGTGCGCGACTTCGACGGGCGCGTCGTCCGGTGGTTCGGCACCTGCACGGATATCGATGAATGGAAGCGCACGACGGAACAGTTCCGGAACACCCGGCAGTTGTTCCGAGGCCTGGTGGAGCGCAACTCGGACGGCGAAGTTCTTGTTGGGGCCGACGGCACCGTGCGGTACGCGAACCCGGCCACCGCGCGCCTGATCGGGCTTACGGCCGACGAACTTTCGGGCACGGATTTGTGGGGATCGGTTCACCCGGACGACCGAAAAGACGTGAGCACCTGGCTGGAACGGGTTCTGGCCACGCCCGGCGAGCGCCTCTCGATCAATACTCGCTTTCTTCTTCGAGACGGGAGTTCCACTCGAATCGAGGTTCTCGCCACTAACTTGCTCCCCGACCCCGACGTGCGAGCGCTTGCGGTCCAACTCCGGCCGATCGAAACTCCGGTACCGAACAGTCCCCCCGCACACGACCAGTCGCGCGCGTCCTGCTCATAAATAAGTCGTGCGAGTGACTTTCTACGAGCCCCACTCGTGCGATCGCGTTCACTTCTCGCCTCCTGTCGAGTAAGAGTTTTGCTCCGGCGCGTATATTGCTTCTCAGGGCGAATCGCTCCCGGCCGACTGAGCCGATTCGGAAGTCACGTTCCCTGGGGGGCGGATGCACCAGTTCGCACCGACCGACCGGCACGCACTCGCAACTCGCTATCGGGGCGTTCGCGCAGTGACCGAGAAGCTGTGTGCGCGGTTGGAGCCGGAAGACTACCAGCTCCAGTCGATGCCCGATTGCAGCCCACCCAAGTGGCACCTAGCGCACACGGCGTGGTTCTTTGAGACGTTCGTTCTCGCCCCACACGTACCCAATTACCGCCCGTATCACCCGCTGTTCGGCTATCTATTTAACTCCTACTACGACGCGGTCGGTGACCGGTGGCCGCGCCCCGCACGCGGACAGCTCTCGCGCCCCACCGTCGCCGAAGTGTATGCCTACCGCCACGCGGTCGACGGGTACGTGCTAGCACTCATCGAATCGGCCGGGGACCGTACCCTCACCGCGATCGCTCCGGTGATGGAACTCGGGGCGAATCACGAAGAGCAGCACCAAGAACTTCTGCTCACCGATTTAAAACAGGCCTTCGGGCTGAACCCGCTGCGCCCGGCCTATGCCCCGCCCGATGTGCTCCCGAAGGGGATCGCGTGCGCGCTCGAATGGGAATCGCACTTACCGGGCGTGCGCCAGATCGGTCACACGCGGAACACGTTCGCGTTCGACAACGAGGGTCCGGCTCACAACGTGTTCGTGTCCGGGTTCGAGATCGCGTCTCGGCCGGTTAATAACGGCGAGTTCTTGGAGTTCCTGGAAGACGGTGGATACGACCGCCCGGAGTGGTGGCTCTCCGACGGCTGGTCCGCGCGCCAAAAGAACGGCTGGACCGCACCACTTTACTGGCACCACGAAAGGGACACGTGGGAGCAGTTCACCCTTCGCGGCTCCCGACCACTCGATCCCAACGAACCGGTGTGCCACGTCAGTTTCTACGAGGCGGATGCGTTCGCGCGCTGGGCGGACGCACGGATACCCACGGAAGCTGAATGGGAAGTCGCAGCGAGTTCGCGTGAAGTACGCGGCACCTTTCTCGACTCGGACTACTTACACCCCGTGAGCGACCGCGCGATGTACGGCGGCGTGTGGGTGTGGACCGCTAGCCCGTATGTCGCGTACCCAGGGTACCGCCCGGCGACCGGTGCGCTGGGCGAGTACAACGGCAAGTTCATGTGCAACCAGATGGTGCTCCGCGGTGGGTCGTGCGTCACGCCCGCGGGTCACGTTCGATCGACGTACCGCAATTTTTTTCCGCCCGACGCCCGTTGGCAGTTCTCCGGCCTCCGACTCGCGAAGGACTCTCTCACATGACGAACGCCCCGTGGCTCGCGTGCCCGAACCGCCGGTTCCGGGCCGATGTTCTCGCCGGCCTGTCCCTTCCCCAGAAGCGGCTGCCGGCCAAATACTTCTACGACGCGGCCGGGTCGCGGTTGTTCGACGAGATTACCGAGCTGGGCGAGTATTACCCGACGCGCACCGAACTCACCATCATGACCGCGCACGCACGCGAGATGGCCGCACGGTGCGGACCGCGGTGCCTTTTGATCGAACTCGGCGCGGGCAGCCTGACCAAAGTGCGATTGCTCCTCGACCGGCTCGACCAACCGGCTGCTTATGCCCCCGTTGATGTGTCCGGTGAGCACCTGCGTGCGGCCGCCACCGCGCTCGCGGTCGACTACCCCGCACTCGACATCACTCCGGTCGTTGCGGATTTCACCACGTCTTTCGAGCTGCCATCAGTGCCGGCCGACCGGCGCGTGGTGTACTTCCCGGGTTCGACCATCGGTAACTTTGACCCACACGAAGCCGATGCCCTGCTCCGCCGCGTGGCGAGAATCGTTGGCCCGGGCGGAGGGCTGCTCCTCGGGGTCGATTTGCGAAAAGACATTACCGTTCTGGAACGGGCGTACAACGACGCGGCGGGTGTGACGGCCGCTTTTAATCGCAATCTGTTGGTACGAATCAACCGTGAATTAGGGGCGAATTTCGTTCCCGACACGTTCCGGCACCTCGCGTTTTACAATCGTGACCAATCACGGATCGAAATGCACCTCGTGAGCACAATCGAGCAGCGCGTGCGCGTCGGGTCGGCGACGTTCGATTTCCGCGCGGGTGAATCGATTCACACCGAGAATTCGTACAAGTACAGCGTGTCTGAGCTAGCCGCCCGCGTCGCGGCGTGCGGGATGCGGTTGGACGAGACGTGGACCGACGCGCAGAACTATTTCGCCGTGCTGCACCTGACCGCACAATAACACGCGCCCACAATCCCGGAGTCGGCACCATGAAGGCGATGTGGAACGGAACTGTACTGGCCGAATCGGACCAAACCGTTGTGGTCGAAGGGAACCACTACTTCCCGCCGGACGCGATCCGCAAGGAGTACTTCGAGTCGAGTGTCACGCATACCGCGTGCTCCTGGAAGGGGACCGCGAGCTATTACACCGTTGTGGCCAACGGTCAGCGAAACCCGGACGCCGCGTGGTACTACCCGGAGCCGAAGGACGCGGCGAAGAACATTGCCGGTTACATCGCGTTCTGGAAGGGCGTAACGGTGACCGCCTGATGTTCGCGCTGAACGACGTCTCAAAAGTGTTCGCCGGGCGTTCTGCTCTGGGGCCGCTCTCACTAACCGTACCCGCCGGGCAAACGACCGTGCTCATCGGCCCCAGCGGGTGCGGGAAATCCACTCTGCTGCGGCTCCTGATCGGACTTTTCGCACCGGACACGGGCGCGGTCTATTTCGACGGTGAGCGCGTCACACCGGTTACGTCGCGTGCGATCCGCCTGCGGGTCGGGTACGTCATTCAAGACGGCGGATTGTTTCCGCACCTGACCGCGCGCGGGAACGTCACGTTGACGGCTCGGCACCTGGGCCGACCGCAAGATACAATCGAAGCCCGCGTAAACGAACTCGC
This region of Gemmata massiliana genomic DNA includes:
- a CDS encoding SDR family oxidoreductase; amino-acid sequence: MIALRTQPVPRRAPNVTRADPDSPNVIETVLAPLLDHVRHPTLIGRGKKGVARMRYSMTRWSNVLITGVTGLIGGEILRGLAARGHRGKVWALVRPTEQHSPEERLRERLRRSDDFSEGCARAVAGDILRPDWGLTGAEYDEITNSVDVIIHNAADTSFAAHRNTSTTNVEGVRRLIDFARACRRNPLIAYMSTASNVGRVSGRCLGEDDGCRPSNTHFNEYTHSKAIGEQTLRDSGLPVLTLRPTIVLSAGLPDPVFARQILWFAPLTRAFAALPLDPHARLDIVDVGFVAEAALRLLEHPQRAHDCYHLSAGANGCVTIDVLREMVTRASNRRTPLRLVPPPEWTRALHRQFVDTPRRRQVFQSLRHYLPFLNMDVVYDGARLREVVPTAELPVQPPAKYIPELLRLIRPKAALEEACLP
- a CDS encoding basic secretory protein-like protein codes for the protein MRTLLSVSATFLLALPTFAAPTPAPAPRPVVQAAIESSLTTAGGRIRQFAFDADPATYFASDRNPTKTDHLTLTFDRPVTLKSVAVVTGRPNGDDVLTDGVLEVSADGAAFESAATFEKGKVTADVGRSVKAVRVRPTADLKAPLVVREFTINTDPRVVTFRYPVEFTLDVTDAPEMREWAEKVVRVCERQYPMICDLLASEGFRPPAQIRMTFRASYNGVAEAGGGRITGSVKYFKSHPEDVGAMVHETAHCVQNYRARGLPGWLVEGIADYVRFWKFEPGTAGRLNPERAKFDASYRTSAAFLAFVAGKYDSQLVTKLNALMREGKYSVEAWKTLTGKTVEELNQEWRQSLVR
- a CDS encoding DUF427 domain-containing protein, which encodes MKAMWNGTVLAESDQTVVVEGNHYFPPDAIRKEYFESSVTHTACSWKGTASYYTVVANGQRNPDAAWYYPEPKDAAKNIAGYIAFWKGVTVTA
- a CDS encoding DUF6134 family protein; amino-acid sequence: MVRVFNLKAGAGLAVAVASWLLWRALAPRPAVLAVGSVGFAGVPLAGADEVRTFTVLVDGKPGGSCAIATATAADGTETVAVTTDVQVKAGLFSYTYHLNSIEVWRKGQLVSLEAKSNDDGKKRAVKAVAGEQGLVVTVDKDTRKAAGNVLTATGVRVPAADKVRDAVLFDAEDGSETAVRVEPLGACRVPLNGKTIEGSRYKLTGKDVAAEWWFDANGRVIRQEMKWDGHKVVLDLNGVK
- the egtB gene encoding ergothioneine biosynthesis protein EgtB, which produces MHQFAPTDRHALATRYRGVRAVTEKLCARLEPEDYQLQSMPDCSPPKWHLAHTAWFFETFVLAPHVPNYRPYHPLFGYLFNSYYDAVGDRWPRPARGQLSRPTVAEVYAYRHAVDGYVLALIESAGDRTLTAIAPVMELGANHEEQHQELLLTDLKQAFGLNPLRPAYAPPDVLPKGIACALEWESHLPGVRQIGHTRNTFAFDNEGPAHNVFVSGFEIASRPVNNGEFLEFLEDGGYDRPEWWLSDGWSARQKNGWTAPLYWHHERDTWEQFTLRGSRPLDPNEPVCHVSFYEADAFARWADARIPTEAEWEVAASSREVRGTFLDSDYLHPVSDRAMYGGVWVWTASPYVAYPGYRPATGALGEYNGKFMCNQMVLRGGSCVTPAGHVRSTYRNFFPPDARWQFSGLRLAKDSLT
- a CDS encoding PAS domain-containing protein; this encodes MTEPYHYRQAIDALPQLVWVASPDGTLEYLNRRCAEYSGLPIDDLLGWDWGWVVHPSDLPETLETWTAAVRAGTPHQIEHRLRRHDGEYRWFLIRAEPVRDFDGRVVRWFGTCTDIDEWKRTTEQFRNTRQLFRGLVERNSDGEVLVGADGTVRYANPATARLIGLTADELSGTDLWGSVHPDDRKDVSTWLERVLATPGERLSINTRFLLRDGSSTRIEVLATNLLPDPDVRALAVQLRPIETPVPNSPPAHDQSRASCS
- the egtD gene encoding L-histidine N(alpha)-methyltransferase; translated protein: MTNAPWLACPNRRFRADVLAGLSLPQKRLPAKYFYDAAGSRLFDEITELGEYYPTRTELTIMTAHAREMAARCGPRCLLIELGAGSLTKVRLLLDRLDQPAAYAPVDVSGEHLRAAATALAVDYPALDITPVVADFTTSFELPSVPADRRVVYFPGSTIGNFDPHEADALLRRVARIVGPGGGLLLGVDLRKDITVLERAYNDAAGVTAAFNRNLLVRINRELGANFVPDTFRHLAFYNRDQSRIEMHLVSTIEQRVRVGSATFDFRAGESIHTENSYKYSVSELAARVAACGMRLDETWTDAQNYFAVLHLTAQ